A region of Streptomyces sp. NBC_01267 DNA encodes the following proteins:
- a CDS encoding ferredoxin — protein MTARDETLEVWIDQDLCTGDGICCQYAPDVFELDIDGLAYVKGADGELRQQEGSAVPVPVPALRDVTDSVTECPGECIHVRRVSDGVEVYGPNAVDA, from the coding sequence ATGACTGCGCGGGACGAGACCCTTGAGGTCTGGATAGACCAGGATCTGTGTACGGGAGACGGCATCTGCTGCCAGTACGCCCCCGATGTCTTCGAGCTGGACATCGACGGGCTCGCCTACGTCAAGGGCGCCGACGGCGAACTGCGGCAGCAGGAGGGCTCGGCGGTCCCGGTCCCGGTGCCCGCCCTGCGCGACGTCACCGACTCCGTCACCGAGTGCCCGGGGGAGTGCATCCACGTGCGCCGGGTGAGCGACGGCGTCGAAGTGTACGGACCGAACGCGGTCGACGCCTGA
- a CDS encoding menaquinone biosynthetic enzyme MqnA/MqnD family protein — MLETTDRRPAGQGPRAALRRPRVGHIDFLNCLPLFWGLARTGNLLDLDLRKDSPERLSDALVSGELDIGPISVMEYLRNADDLVVLPDIAVGADGPVMSCLLVSKVPLKELDGVPVACTTTSRTSVRLAELLLAESVGVRPEYFSCPPDLPTMMSGAPAAVVIGDAALRASLLEAGTLGLEVHDLGQMWQEWTGLPFVFAVFAARRDFLARNDVLVREVHAGFLASRELFLAEIDEVCTKAARWEEFDAETLKRYYLSALDFSLGERQLAGLREFARRVGGAGAGFRPDVALRLMDTGRTV, encoded by the coding sequence ATGCTGGAGACCACCGACCGGCGCCCCGCCGGGCAGGGACCGCGGGCCGCCCTGCGCCGCCCGCGCGTCGGGCACATCGACTTCCTGAACTGCCTCCCGCTGTTCTGGGGCCTCGCCCGCACCGGGAACCTGCTCGACCTGGACCTGCGGAAGGACTCCCCGGAGCGGCTGAGCGACGCGCTGGTCTCCGGCGAGCTGGACATCGGCCCGATCAGCGTCATGGAGTATCTGCGCAACGCCGACGACCTGGTCGTCCTGCCGGACATCGCGGTGGGCGCGGACGGGCCCGTGATGTCCTGCCTGCTGGTCAGCAAGGTGCCGCTGAAGGAGCTCGACGGCGTCCCGGTCGCCTGCACCACCACCAGCCGTACCTCGGTACGCCTGGCCGAGCTGCTGCTCGCCGAATCCGTGGGCGTGCGGCCCGAGTACTTCAGCTGCCCGCCCGACCTGCCGACCATGATGTCCGGCGCCCCGGCCGCGGTGGTGATCGGCGACGCCGCTCTGCGCGCCTCACTCCTCGAAGCGGGCACCCTCGGGCTCGAAGTGCACGACCTGGGCCAGATGTGGCAGGAGTGGACCGGCCTGCCCTTCGTCTTCGCGGTCTTCGCGGCCCGCCGCGACTTCCTGGCCCGCAACGACGTCCTCGTCCGCGAGGTCCACGCCGGATTCCTCGCCTCCCGTGAACTGTTCCTCGCCGAGATCGACGAGGTCTGCACCAAGGCCGCCCGCTGGGAGGAGTTCGACGCCGAGACCCTGAAGCGCTACTACCTCTCCGCGCTCGACTTCAGCCTGGGAGAACGGCAGTTGGCCGGTCTCCGGGAATTCGCCCGCCGGGTCGGCGGCGCCGGAGCGGGCTTCCGCCCGGACGTCGCACTCCGGCTGATGGACACCGGCCGGACGGTCTGA
- the mqnC gene encoding cyclic dehypoxanthinyl futalosine synthase has translation MAQPNSHLTAALDRAADGGRITPDEALELYRDAPLHALGSAADAVRRRRFADSGHLATYIIERNINYTNVCVTACKFCAFYAPPKSDAGWERDLDDILRRCGETVELGGTQIMFQGGHHPDYGVEYYERTFSAIKKAYPQLVIHSLGASEVAHMSKISGVSTAEAIGRIRDAGLDSFAGAGAELLPARARTAIAPLKESGERWLEIMETAHGLGVESTTTMLMGTGETNAERIEHLRMIRDVQDRTGGFRAFIPYTYQPENNHLKGQTQATSLEYLRMIAIARLFFDNVAHIQGSWLTTGKELGQLTLHYGADDLGSVMLEENVVSSAGAKHRSNLPELIDLIRGSDRVPAQRNTSYEILRVHDDPANDPVDERVVSHLSSTADSGAPRRNLKVLPVG, from the coding sequence GTGGCCCAGCCGAACAGTCATCTCACCGCTGCTCTGGACCGCGCCGCCGACGGGGGCCGCATCACGCCCGACGAGGCGCTGGAGCTGTACCGCGACGCCCCGCTGCACGCGCTCGGTTCGGCCGCGGACGCCGTACGCCGGCGCCGCTTCGCGGACAGCGGGCACCTCGCGACGTACATCATCGAGCGGAACATCAACTACACCAACGTCTGCGTGACGGCGTGCAAGTTCTGTGCCTTCTACGCCCCGCCGAAGTCCGACGCGGGCTGGGAGCGCGATCTCGACGACATCCTGCGCCGCTGCGGCGAGACCGTCGAACTCGGCGGCACGCAGATCATGTTCCAGGGCGGCCACCACCCGGACTACGGCGTCGAGTACTACGAGCGCACCTTCTCCGCGATCAAGAAGGCCTACCCGCAGCTCGTGATCCACTCCCTCGGCGCCTCCGAGGTCGCGCACATGTCGAAGATCTCCGGGGTGTCGACCGCCGAGGCGATCGGCCGGATCCGGGACGCCGGTCTCGACTCGTTCGCGGGCGCGGGCGCGGAGCTGCTCCCGGCCCGCGCGCGCACCGCCATCGCGCCGCTCAAGGAGTCCGGCGAGCGCTGGCTGGAGATCATGGAGACCGCGCACGGGCTGGGCGTCGAGTCCACCACGACGATGCTGATGGGCACCGGCGAGACCAACGCCGAGCGCATCGAGCACCTGCGGATGATCCGCGACGTGCAGGACCGGACGGGCGGCTTCCGCGCGTTCATCCCGTACACCTACCAGCCGGAGAACAACCACCTGAAGGGTCAGACGCAGGCGACGTCGCTGGAGTACCTGCGCATGATCGCCATCGCCCGGCTGTTCTTCGACAACGTCGCCCACATCCAGGGCTCCTGGCTGACCACCGGAAAGGAACTCGGTCAGCTGACCCTGCACTACGGCGCCGACGACCTCGGCTCGGTGATGCTGGAGGAGAACGTCGTCTCGTCGGCCGGTGCCAAGCACCGCTCCAACCTGCCCGAGCTGATCGACCTCATCCGCGGCTCCGACCGCGTACCGGCCCAGCGCAACACCTCGTACGAGATCCTCCGGGTGCACGACGACCCGGCCAACGACCCGGTCGACGAGCGGGTCGTCTCGCACCTGTCGTCGACCGCGGACTCCGGCGCACCCCGCCGGAATCTCAAGGTCCTGCCGGTCGGCTGA
- the rfbB gene encoding dTDP-glucose 4,6-dehydratase produces MKVCVTGGAGFIGSHYVRAMLAGEYAGYEDAEVTVVDLLTYAGNMANLPMDQERLTFVRGDIRDADLLASVLPGHDAVVHFAAESHVDRSLVGAVPFASTNVLGTQQLLDSCLTAGVRTVLCVSTDEVYGSIDSGCWDENEPLLPNSPYSASKAGSDLVARAAWRTHGLDVRITRCSNNYGPYQNTEKLIPLFITNLLRGRPVGLYGDGANVREWLHVADHCAALQLVLTDGRPGEIYNIGSGVEVTNASIADRLVELCGADPGLIRYVADRKGHDLRYALDLGKITKLGFTPAYEFAAGLESTVRWYRDHPSWWAPDAG; encoded by the coding sequence ATGAAGGTATGTGTGACCGGCGGCGCGGGCTTCATCGGATCGCACTACGTGCGGGCGATGCTGGCCGGCGAGTACGCCGGGTACGAGGACGCCGAAGTGACGGTCGTCGACCTGCTCACCTACGCGGGCAACATGGCGAACCTGCCGATGGACCAGGAACGGCTGACGTTCGTCCGGGGCGACATCCGGGACGCGGACCTGCTCGCCTCGGTGCTGCCGGGCCACGACGCCGTGGTGCACTTCGCGGCGGAGTCCCACGTGGACCGGTCACTGGTCGGCGCGGTGCCGTTCGCCTCCACCAACGTGCTGGGCACCCAGCAGCTCCTGGACAGCTGCCTGACGGCCGGGGTCCGTACGGTGCTGTGCGTCTCCACCGACGAGGTGTACGGCTCGATCGACTCCGGCTGCTGGGACGAGAACGAGCCGCTGCTGCCCAACTCGCCCTACTCGGCGTCGAAGGCGGGCAGCGACCTGGTCGCCAGGGCCGCCTGGCGCACCCACGGCCTGGACGTGCGGATCACCCGCTGCTCCAACAACTACGGCCCGTACCAGAACACCGAGAAGCTCATCCCGCTGTTCATCACCAACCTGCTGCGCGGACGGCCGGTCGGGCTGTACGGCGACGGGGCCAACGTACGCGAGTGGCTGCACGTCGCCGACCACTGCGCGGCGCTGCAACTGGTCCTCACCGACGGCCGTCCGGGCGAGATCTACAACATCGGCAGCGGCGTCGAGGTGACCAACGCCTCGATCGCCGACCGGCTCGTCGAACTCTGCGGCGCCGACCCGGGACTGATCCGGTACGTCGCCGACCGCAAGGGCCACGACCTGCGGTACGCGCTGGACCTGGGGAAGATCACCAAGCTCGGTTTCACTCCGGCGTACGAGTTCGCCGCCGGTCTTGAGTCCACCGTGCGCTGGTACCGCGACCACCCGTCCTGGTGGGCGCCGGACGCCGGCTGA
- a CDS encoding cytochrome P450, with protein MSEPRTHPEGDRTQGAVPGSGPVPRQVSPPVSPPVSPPVSPPVSLPVERACPFDPPAEYAALRERCPVAPLELTVGPGEGSGWLVTRLADARAVLSDARFSHRNELIGLPIPPPFPMTAYTPPPAAPGAFIKMDQPDHSYYRRFLTRRFTVRGIAGLTPMITGIVREQLDAMARVEGPVDLVGTFAEPVAVRVMCGMLGIPDAARERLSTHMAVLSRMTYTVEELIASCTDIAEVLQELVESKRSGSGPDLLSELARDGRLTVEEQTNLAWALIGGGFDTTANMLALGTFALLTHPEQLAALRARPELIDNAVEELLRHLTISHLGASRAALEDVELNGARIRAGDTVVVALPAANRDPAHFPDPDRLDITGDPQGHVAFGHGVHQCIGQNLARAVLRIAYPALFDRFPSLRLAKAAGDVPMRADMLHYGVHELLVGWDRNDA; from the coding sequence GTGAGCGAGCCGCGTACGCACCCGGAGGGCGACCGCACGCAGGGGGCGGTGCCCGGATCGGGGCCGGTGCCACGGCAGGTATCACCGCCGGTGTCGCCGCCCGTGTCGCCGCCCGTGTCGCCGCCCGTGTCGCTGCCCGTGGAGCGGGCCTGTCCCTTCGACCCGCCGGCGGAGTACGCCGCGCTGCGGGAGCGCTGCCCGGTCGCGCCGCTGGAGCTGACGGTGGGCCCCGGCGAGGGCTCCGGCTGGCTGGTCACCCGGCTCGCCGACGCGCGGGCCGTGCTCAGCGACGCCCGGTTCAGCCATCGCAACGAGCTGATCGGCCTGCCGATCCCGCCGCCGTTCCCGATGACCGCGTACACACCGCCACCCGCGGCGCCCGGCGCCTTCATCAAGATGGACCAGCCCGACCACTCGTACTACCGGCGCTTCCTGACCCGCAGGTTCACCGTGCGCGGGATCGCCGGACTCACCCCGATGATCACCGGGATCGTCCGGGAACAGCTGGACGCGATGGCGAGGGTCGAAGGCCCGGTGGACCTCGTCGGCACGTTCGCCGAACCGGTGGCCGTCCGCGTGATGTGCGGGATGCTCGGCATACCGGATGCCGCCCGGGAGCGGTTGAGCACGCACATGGCGGTGCTGTCGCGCATGACGTACACGGTGGAGGAGCTGATCGCGTCCTGCACCGACATCGCCGAGGTGCTCCAGGAGCTCGTCGAGTCGAAACGGTCCGGATCCGGACCGGATCTGCTGAGCGAGCTGGCCCGGGACGGCAGGCTGACCGTCGAGGAACAGACCAATCTCGCCTGGGCGTTGATCGGCGGCGGATTCGACACCACCGCGAACATGCTCGCCCTCGGCACCTTCGCGCTGCTCACCCACCCGGAACAGCTCGCCGCGCTGCGGGCCCGGCCCGAGCTGATCGACAACGCGGTCGAGGAGCTGCTGCGCCACCTGACCATCTCGCACCTCGGGGCCAGCCGGGCCGCGCTGGAGGACGTGGAGCTGAACGGGGCGCGGATCAGGGCGGGCGACACGGTGGTGGTGGCACTGCCCGCGGCCAACCGGGATCCCGCGCACTTCCCCGACCCCGACCGACTCGACATCACCGGGGACCCGCAGGGGCATGTGGCCTTCGGGCACGGCGTGCACCAGTGCATCGGCCAGAACCTCGCCCGCGCCGTGCTGCGCATCGCCTATCCCGCGCTCTTCGACCGTTTCCCCTCGCTGCGCCTGGCGAAGGCGGCCGGGGACGTGCCGATGCGCGCGGACATGCTGCACTACGGCGTGCACGAGCTGCTGGTCGGCTGGGACAGGAACGACGCATAG
- a CDS encoding macrolide family glycosyltransferase: MTGPRRHLAFLPYPAYGHMMPVLPVVAELVARGHRVTCFATEDFEERVRATGAEVRPYDPPLSSDPPPENIDADECARAPLKLLDASTAVLPTIESCFSGGPPDAVVYDTTLWLTGRLLAARWQRPSIQLSPTFISNEHFDLSAQHQEYAGRVDPAHPAIVEFAARLTETVGSSGLRDEQKAELFYGRREFTLAFLPREFQFAGATFDERHAFVGPTCDGRQEDGWQPPASGAPVLLVSLGTTVNNRPDFFRHCAKAFADLPWHVVLALGDRVAPGELGELPPNVEAHRWVPMGAVLAHASVFLCQSGMGSIMESLYAGVPMVVVPHHPEQHVNARRLTELGLAEVVQRDEVSPEALRDAVARVAGDSGMRERVRDMRQHVRAAGGARRAADVIEERLRTASLEVR, from the coding sequence ATGACCGGGCCGCGCAGACATCTGGCGTTCCTGCCCTATCCGGCGTACGGGCACATGATGCCGGTGCTGCCGGTGGTGGCCGAACTCGTCGCGCGGGGGCACCGGGTGACCTGTTTCGCCACCGAGGACTTCGAGGAGCGGGTGCGCGCCACGGGCGCCGAGGTGCGCCCGTACGATCCGCCGCTCTCCTCGGACCCGCCGCCGGAGAACATCGACGCCGACGAGTGCGCCCGCGCCCCGCTCAAGCTGCTCGACGCGAGCACCGCGGTGCTGCCGACGATCGAGTCGTGCTTTTCCGGGGGGCCGCCGGACGCCGTCGTGTACGACACGACGCTCTGGCTGACCGGACGGCTGCTGGCCGCCCGCTGGCAGCGGCCGAGCATCCAGCTGTCCCCCACCTTCATCTCCAACGAGCACTTCGACCTGTCCGCGCAGCACCAGGAGTACGCCGGTCGGGTCGATCCCGCGCACCCGGCCATCGTCGAGTTCGCGGCCCGGCTGACGGAGACCGTCGGCAGCAGTGGGCTGCGGGACGAGCAGAAGGCCGAACTGTTCTACGGGCGGCGGGAGTTCACCCTGGCGTTCCTGCCCCGTGAGTTCCAGTTCGCGGGTGCGACCTTCGACGAACGGCACGCCTTCGTCGGACCGACCTGCGACGGGCGGCAGGAGGACGGCTGGCAGCCGCCCGCGAGCGGCGCTCCGGTGCTGCTGGTCTCCCTGGGCACCACGGTCAACAACCGGCCCGACTTCTTCCGCCACTGCGCGAAGGCCTTCGCCGACCTGCCCTGGCACGTCGTGCTGGCGCTCGGTGACCGGGTCGCCCCCGGGGAACTGGGTGAGCTACCGCCGAACGTGGAGGCGCACCGGTGGGTCCCGATGGGTGCGGTCCTCGCCCACGCCTCGGTCTTCCTCTGCCAGTCCGGGATGGGCAGCATCATGGAGTCGCTGTACGCCGGGGTGCCGATGGTGGTCGTCCCGCACCACCCCGAGCAGCACGTCAACGCCCGGCGGCTGACCGAACTGGGCCTGGCCGAGGTGGTGCAGCGCGACGAGGTGTCCCCGGAGGCGCTGCGGGACGCGGTCGCGCGGGTCGCGGGTGACAGCGGAATGCGGGAGCGCGTACGGGACATGCGGCAGCACGTCAGGGCGGCGGGCGGGGCGCGCAGGGCGGCCGATGTGATCGAGGAGCGGCTGCGCACCGCTTCCTTGGAGGTCCGGTGA
- a CDS encoding macrolide family glycosyltransferase translates to MTTGRHIAFFNYPAHGHVNPTLPVVAELVRRGHRVSYVVASHFADVVAATGADVIPYESLVPKSWNTVAIPSEITGDDMAQAGLVHLSEVFTPLAEAERRLGADRPDLMVYDSFGYATGRLLARKWDLPTALTATTFVSSNTFSPYAALAASMSPPDPDHPALRQAQEKMRGTLDAHGLTGLSNEDFAGAAEEQTLVFVPPEFQPGIETFDDRHVFVGPCIGDRAGQGTWQPPSDGRPVVLVALGSFGYENQAAFYRDALAALADQPMHVVMSLGGLVTPDDLGPLPPHVEARPWVPQLAVLAHASAFVSHAGMGSTMESLYYGVPPVVVPRTGEQDLVAARLTELGLGRSLTPDALTADRLRDAVLGLAEDAAARQRVKDLSASIAGRGGPALAADTVEARLAAS, encoded by the coding sequence ATGACCACCGGCCGCCACATCGCCTTCTTCAACTATCCGGCCCACGGCCACGTCAACCCGACCCTGCCGGTCGTCGCCGAACTCGTCCGCCGCGGCCACCGGGTGTCGTACGTGGTCGCCTCGCACTTCGCCGACGTCGTCGCGGCGACCGGGGCCGACGTCATCCCCTACGAATCGCTCGTCCCCAAGTCGTGGAACACCGTGGCCATCCCGTCGGAGATCACCGGTGACGACATGGCCCAGGCGGGCCTGGTGCACCTCTCGGAGGTCTTCACGCCGCTCGCCGAGGCGGAACGCCGTCTCGGCGCCGACCGGCCGGACCTGATGGTGTACGACTCGTTCGGCTACGCCACCGGCCGTCTGCTCGCGCGCAAGTGGGACCTGCCCACCGCGCTGACCGCGACCACCTTCGTGTCCAGCAACACGTTCTCCCCGTACGCCGCACTGGCCGCGTCCATGTCCCCGCCGGATCCGGACCATCCGGCGCTGCGGCAGGCGCAGGAGAAGATGCGCGGGACGCTGGACGCCCACGGGCTCACCGGTCTGTCGAACGAGGACTTCGCCGGGGCCGCCGAGGAACAGACCCTGGTGTTCGTGCCCCCCGAGTTCCAGCCCGGCATCGAGACGTTCGACGACCGGCACGTCTTCGTCGGCCCGTGCATCGGCGACCGTGCCGGGCAGGGCACGTGGCAGCCGCCGTCGGACGGCAGGCCGGTGGTGCTGGTCGCGCTCGGCAGCTTCGGGTACGAGAACCAGGCGGCGTTCTACCGGGACGCCCTCGCGGCGCTGGCCGACCAGCCGATGCACGTCGTCATGTCGCTCGGCGGCCTGGTCACACCGGACGACCTGGGCCCGCTCCCGCCGCACGTCGAGGCGCGGCCGTGGGTGCCGCAGCTGGCCGTGCTCGCGCACGCGTCGGCGTTCGTCTCGCACGCCGGGATGGGCAGCACCATGGAGTCGCTGTACTACGGCGTACCGCCGGTCGTCGTCCCGCGCACCGGCGAACAGGACCTGGTCGCAGCCCGGTTGACCGAGCTGGGGCTCGGCCGCTCCCTCACCCCGGACGCGCTGACGGCGGACCGGCTGCGGGACGCGGTGCTCGGTCTGGCCGAGGACGCCGCGGCCCGGCAGCGGGTGAAGGACCTGTCCGCGAGCATCGCGGGCCGGGGCGGGCCGGCGCTCGCCGCCGACACCGTCGAGGCCCGGCTGGCCGCCTCATGA
- the rfbA gene encoding glucose-1-phosphate thymidylyltransferase RfbA, with the protein MKGIILAGGAGTRLHPVTLAVSKQLLPIYDKPMIYYPLSVLMLADIRDILIISTPEDQPLFQRLLGDGSELGLNLSYAVQPEPGGLPEAFIIGADHVGDDSIALILGDNIFYGPGLSGFLHDSRQTLDGCVLFGYRVSDPERYGVGEVDDDGRLVAIEEKPAHPRTDRAITGLYFFDNTALDIAKNLTPSARGELEITDVIRPYQREGRAKVIDLGRGFAWLDTGTHDSLLDAGQYVQVLERRQGVRIACIEEIALRRGFIDAEACYRRGAALPKSGYGQYVMEIATTETERR; encoded by the coding sequence ATGAAGGGCATCATCCTCGCCGGGGGCGCCGGAACGCGCCTGCACCCCGTGACGCTGGCCGTCTCCAAACAGCTGCTGCCCATCTACGACAAGCCCATGATCTACTACCCGCTGTCGGTGCTGATGCTCGCCGACATCCGGGACATCCTGATCATCTCCACGCCCGAGGACCAGCCGCTCTTCCAGCGGCTGCTCGGCGACGGCTCGGAACTCGGGCTGAATCTGAGCTACGCCGTCCAGCCGGAGCCCGGCGGGCTGCCCGAGGCGTTCATCATCGGCGCGGACCATGTCGGCGACGACTCGATCGCGCTGATCCTCGGCGACAACATCTTCTACGGGCCCGGCCTCTCCGGCTTCCTCCACGACAGCCGGCAGACCCTGGACGGCTGTGTGCTGTTCGGCTACCGCGTCTCCGACCCGGAGCGGTACGGCGTGGGCGAGGTCGACGACGACGGGCGGCTGGTCGCCATCGAGGAGAAGCCCGCCCACCCGCGTACCGACCGGGCCATCACCGGTCTGTACTTCTTCGACAACACCGCCCTGGACATCGCGAAGAACCTCACCCCGTCGGCGCGCGGCGAGCTGGAGATCACCGATGTCATCCGGCCCTACCAGCGGGAGGGCCGGGCGAAGGTGATCGACCTCGGGCGCGGCTTCGCCTGGCTGGACACCGGGACCCACGACTCGCTGCTCGACGCGGGCCAGTACGTCCAGGTGCTGGAGCGGCGGCAGGGCGTCCGTATCGCCTGCATCGAGGAGATCGCGCTGCGACGCGGCTTCATCGACGCGGAGGCCTGCTACCGGCGCGGGGCCGCGCTGCCCAAGTCGGGCTACGGGCAGTACGTCATGGAGATCGCCACGACCGAAACGGAGCGCCGATGA
- a CDS encoding macrolide family glycosyltransferase, with translation MNGQSGLNPAPHPPRHVAVLTFPAYAHIAPTLPMLAELVRRGNRVTCFVTERFADMVRAVGAEAVVYASRFPWADGPTGSAVENILEFFEESLAPLQAVVDRFGERHPDLIAHDLAASETGRILARAWDVPVVQLCPTIASSPGFSMSDRQSQEVTGPPPEPVDPQDPLITEFVARRDKLLTSCGLDQVPIDGFGAEHGDNIVFLPKEFQIAPETFDDRFAFVGPCLADEPDEAASTSWSPPADGRPVLLLSLGSSYTPDQGSFLRSCVEALAGSPWHIVMTLGHRVTLDELGPLPGNVEAHQWLRHPEVLRHATAFITHAGMGSVMESLFFGVPMVLVPFHIDQRVISAQVADLDLGRVLYREATGPDALRAAVDEVATSARIRAAVSRMRRDVREAGGAVRGADAAEALMRRPRPADHPAPPTEVTHP, from the coding sequence GTGAATGGACAATCAGGTCTGAATCCCGCGCCTCACCCGCCCAGACACGTCGCCGTCCTCACCTTCCCCGCGTACGCGCACATCGCGCCCACGCTGCCGATGCTGGCCGAACTGGTCCGGCGCGGGAACCGGGTGACCTGCTTCGTCACCGAGCGTTTCGCCGACATGGTCCGCGCCGTCGGGGCGGAGGCCGTCGTGTACGCCTCCCGGTTCCCGTGGGCCGACGGACCGACCGGGTCCGCCGTGGAGAACATCCTGGAGTTCTTCGAGGAGTCGCTCGCCCCCCTGCAGGCGGTGGTGGACCGGTTCGGCGAAAGACACCCCGATCTCATCGCCCACGACCTCGCGGCGTCCGAGACCGGCCGGATCCTGGCCCGCGCCTGGGACGTCCCCGTCGTACAGCTCTGCCCGACCATCGCGTCGAGCCCCGGGTTCTCCATGTCCGACCGCCAGAGCCAGGAGGTCACCGGCCCGCCGCCGGAGCCGGTCGACCCGCAGGACCCCCTGATCACCGAATTCGTCGCCCGCCGGGACAAGCTGCTCACCTCTTGCGGGCTGGACCAGGTCCCGATCGACGGCTTCGGCGCCGAGCACGGCGACAACATCGTCTTCCTGCCGAAGGAATTCCAGATCGCCCCGGAGACGTTCGACGACCGGTTCGCCTTCGTCGGGCCGTGCCTGGCCGACGAGCCGGACGAGGCGGCCTCCACCAGCTGGTCGCCGCCCGCCGACGGACGGCCGGTGCTGCTGCTCTCGCTCGGCAGCTCCTACACCCCCGACCAGGGCAGCTTCCTGCGCTCCTGCGTCGAGGCGCTGGCCGGCTCACCGTGGCACATCGTGATGACCCTCGGCCACCGCGTCACCCTCGACGAGCTGGGCCCGCTGCCCGGCAACGTGGAGGCGCACCAGTGGCTGCGCCACCCCGAAGTGCTGCGGCACGCCACGGCGTTCATCACGCACGCCGGGATGGGCAGCGTCATGGAGTCGCTCTTCTTCGGCGTGCCCATGGTGCTCGTGCCGTTCCACATCGACCAGCGGGTCATCTCCGCCCAGGTGGCGGACCTCGACCTGGGCCGCGTCCTGTACCGGGAGGCGACCGGCCCGGACGCGCTGCGTGCGGCGGTCGACGAGGTCGCCACCAGTGCGCGGATCCGTGCCGCGGTCTCCCGGATGCGCCGGGACGTGCGCGAGGCGGGTGGTGCGGTGCGCGGCGCCGACGCGGCCGAGGCTCTGATGCGCCGTCCCCGACCGGCCGACCACCCAGCCCCGCCTACGGAAGTGACTCACCCATGA